A segment of the Fibrobacter succinogenes subsp. succinogenes S85 genome:
GCCCATCGATACCACTGCAGTAGACCCACAAGAAGAACTTGTGCAAGAAGAAAGACTTGCTACTGCGTCAACAACAAGCACAGACTCGCTTACTTCCTCCGCTGAAAAAAGCGCAAACACAAAAGACTCTACGGCGCACTTGTCTAAAACACAAAGCAAGCCTGATTCGACGGTAGTTCGGAAAGACTCAATCGTAAAAATTGATTCCACAAAAAAAGATCCCGTCAAAAAAGAACCTGCTTCCAAGACATCAACCGCAGCAAAAACTGAAACCGCCAAAAAAACTACAAAACAGGCGAAACCAGCATCAAAGCCTACAAACCTTGAAAAGTACGCCAAGGAATGGCTTGGTGCCAAATACGTTTATGGCGCGGCTAGCAAAAAGAAGACAGACTGCTCCGGCTACGTGATGCAAGTTTATAAAGGCTTTTACGGGATATCACTGGACCATAACGCACAACATATTTATGACGATGGGCGCGGCTATTCCATCAGGCGTACAAAATTGCAAGAAGGCGATCTCGTGTTTTTCGGGAACTTCTGGAAAATCAGCCACGTCGGCATTTACTTAAAGGGAAACCGATTTATTCACGCCAGTACGAGTAAGGGCGTAGTGATTACCTCCATGGACGATAACTATTGGTCATCCAAATACAAGGGCGCAAGACGATTTAAGTAATTACTATCTTTTTCCACATGAAAAAGATAGCATTCCAGGGCCGTCGCGGGGCCTATAGCGAAAGTGCCGCCTACCACCTGTTCGGAAACGATATCGAAGTCGTGCCGATGGACACGTTCGAACAAATTTTCCAGGGCATTGAAACAGGTGTCGTTGACGGAGGCGCCATCCCTATAGAAAACTC
Coding sequences within it:
- a CDS encoding C40 family peptidase, producing MVCSLVLLANCAFPVRPGYDRKSGTYKRYRVATTAPEPIDTTAVDPQEELVQEERLATASTTSTDSLTSSAEKSANTKDSTAHLSKTQSKPDSTVVRKDSIVKIDSTKKDPVKKEPASKTSTAAKTETAKKTTKQAKPASKPTNLEKYAKEWLGAKYVYGAASKKKTDCSGYVMQVYKGFYGISLDHNAQHIYDDGRGYSIRRTKLQEGDLVFFGNFWKISHVGIYLKGNRFIHASTSKGVVITSMDDNYWSSKYKGARRFK